TTAATTTTGGCAGCCAATCCTACAAATACATCTCGGCTACGGCTTGATAAAGAAGTCAAGGAAATTGATGAAGGATTGCGAAGAGCATTTCAGCGAGAGCAGTTTAGGTTAGAACAGAAGTGGGCAGTGAGTCAGCGTGATTTCTACCGCGCTATCTTAGATTACCAACCCCAAATTGTTCACTTTAGTGGGCATGGTACAGGTAGTAATGGTATTGTCTTAGAAGATGAAACTGAGCAGCCAGTCGAAGTTAACGCTCATGCATTGGCAAGTATGTTCAAGTTATTTGCCACAAAGGGAGTGGAGTGTGTACTGCTCAATGCTTGCTATAGTGAGGTGCAAGCAAAAGCTATTAGCCAACACGTCAATTATGTGATTGGCATGAATCAAGCGGTTGGGGATAAAGCAGCAATAGCATTTTCTGTGGCATTTTATGATGCTCTAGCAGCAGGAGAACAGGTAGAGTTTGCTTATGAATTAGGTTGCTCCATCTTAATAAAATATTTAGAGCAGCAAAATCCAGTTCTCTTTAAAAAAGAGCAAATTAGTCTCATCCCCAGCCAACCAGAAGTAGACATTATTCCACCCAATCCCTATCAAGGATTAGCTGCATTTGGAGAAGAAGATGCAGCATTCTTTTTTGGAAGAGAAACATTTGTCAACGGTTTGGTAGAAGCAGTTAACGAACAGCCCTTAGTAGGAGTAATTGGTCCTTCTGGTAGTGGAAAATCTTCTATAGTCTATGCTGGGCTGATTCCCCAACTGCGTATGACAGAAAACTGGGTGATTGAATCATTTCGTCCTGGAGACAAACCATTTTATCACCTCGCATCTGCGTTAGTTCGTCAATTAGTACCGGGAGTTGATGAAATTCAACAATTGCGATCAGCAGCTGGACTAGATAAAAATATACAGCAGGGTTTGGTTACTTTGGAGCAGATAACGTCTCGCATTTTGGAACGTAACCCGGGTAAACGTCTTCTGCTGTTTGTAGATCAATTTGAAGAACTCTACACCCTTTGTCAGAAGGAAGAACAAGAACGCTTTGCTGATTTGATGCTCCAAGCTATCCATCAGGAAAATTTAACATTAATTTTCACTTTACGGGCTGACTTCTACGGCTTTGTCCTTGCTTATCGTCCTTTACGAGATGCATTGCAGCAGTTTACACCGCAACTGTTGAGTGCAATGAATCGAGAGGAACTACTTCGAGCAATTGAACAACCAGCGCAGAAGATAGAAGTCCAATTAGAAGCACAATTGGCGCAACGAATTTTAGATGATGTTGGCAATGAACCAGGGAATCTCCCATTGCTAGAATTTGCCCTAACTCGACTTTGGTCATTACAGCAAAACCGCACACTCACTCATCAAGCATACCAAGAGATAGGGGGTGTGAAAAAAGCGTTAGCAAATCACGCCGAGCAAGTTTACCAAAAATTGAGTGAAACAAAACAAAAAGCTGCACAGCGCATTTTTGTGCAATTGGTGCGTCCAGGGGAAGGAACTGAGGATACTCGTCGCATCGCCACCCGGAAAGAAGTCGGAGATGAGAATTGGGGATTGGTGAGTGATTTAGCAGGATACACAGCCCGTTTGGTTGTCACCGGACATGATGAGAAATCTGGGGAAGATACAGTGGAGGTTGTCCATGAAGCCCTAATCCGCGAATGGCAAACGCTGCGCGAGTGGATGAAAAAAGACCGTTTGTTTCGAGCTTGGCAAGAGCGGTTAAGGGATATTATACATCAGTGGGAAGAGACAAAACGAGATGAAGGAGTCTTGTTGCGTGGTGTGCCGCTGTCAGAGGCAGAAGAAAAATTAAAGCAACGTCGCGAAGAACTAAGTCCATCAGAGCAAAACTTTATCCAATTAAGTATTGAATTGAGGGAACGCCAGCTTCGAGAAGAGAAAGCCCGTAGGCGAAGGGGAATTGCTGGTGTCTCAGGGGCAGCATTGACGATTATGGCGACATTAGGGCTGACAGCTTGGTATCAGTCGAGACAAGCAGAAACTAACTCTACTATAGTTGAACATTACTCATTCGCGTTTACGAACGCAATAAGTGGAGACAAGGAAGATGCACTATACTATTTTAACTTAGCAGTAGAACTCAATCCTAACCACGTTACTAACTACTTTGCTAGAGGGTTTCTCCGTAGAGAAATGGGAGACAACAAAGGGGCAATAGAAGATTATAACCAAGCGCTGCGCCTCGATCCTAAATTTACTAGTGCCTACAACAACCGAGGGATTGCCCGTAGAAACTTGGGAGACAACAAAGGGGCATTAGACGATTACAACCAAGCCCTGCGCTTCGATCCTAAATTTACTAGTGCCTACTACAACCGAGGGGTTCTCCGTAGTAACTTGGGAGACAACAAAGGGGCATTAGACGATTACAACCAAGCCCTGCGCTTCGATCCTAAATTTACTAGTGCCCTACTACAACCGAGGGCTTCTCCGTAGTAACTTGGGAGACAAAAAAGGCGCATTAGACGATTACAACCAAGCGCTGCGCCTCAATCCTAAACATACTAAAGCCTACAACAACCGAAGGAATGTCCTTCGTGAGTTGGGAGACAAAAAAGGCGCAGTAGAAGATTAAAACCAAGCGCTGCGCCTAAGGAGCGAGGGCGTGAAGAAGCTAAAAAATTAATCTCATTGTGGCTTAATCCTAATTATGGCAACATTATGGCAACAATTTTCAACTTAGTTATTGAGGCGCGTAATTTAACTGGGCAAGCTTTTTCTTCATTACAATCAACAAAAGTGTGTTTCTTTCATATGTTGCTAGTGACGATTGCCCAAAGGGCACTGCGGGGAGCGCGATCGCCGCTAATTGAAAACTCAGTTCTTGAACTTCGTAATCTTTAGGGTTTTACTCTTCTTCTCCACGAAAGGGCATTTTTGTAGAACATACGCCTAGAGTGGGACAGATCCTTTGTAATACCAACAAT
The sequence above is a segment of the Mastigocladopsis repens PCC 10914 genome. Coding sequences within it:
- a CDS encoding nSTAND1 domain-containing NTPase, whose amino-acid sequence is MVSQQLSYSNNPDVKTILILAANPTNTSRLRLDKEVKEIDEGLRRAFQREQFRLEQKWAVSQRDFYRAILDYQPQIVHFSGHGTGSNGIVLEDETEQPVEVNAHALASMFKLFATKGVECVLLNACYSEVQAKAISQHVNYVIGMNQAVGDKAAIAFSVAFYDALAAGEQVEFAYELGCSILIKYLEQQNPVLFKKEQISLIPSQPEVDIIPPNPYQGLAAFGEEDAAFFFGRETFVNGLVEAVNEQPLVGVIGPSGSGKSSIVYAGLIPQLRMTENWVIESFRPGDKPFYHLASALVRQLVPGVDEIQQLRSAAGLDKNIQQGLVTLEQITSRILERNPGKRLLLFVDQFEELYTLCQKEEQERFADLMLQAIHQENLTLIFTLRADFYGFVLAYRPLRDALQQFTPQLLSAMNREELLRAIEQPAQKIEVQLEAQLAQRILDDVGNEPGNLPLLEFALTRLWSLQQNRTLTHQAYQEIGGVKKALANHAEQVYQKLSETKQKAAQRIFVQLVRPGEGTEDTRRIATRKEVGDENWGLVSDLAGYTARLVVTGHDEKSGEDTVEVVHEALIREWQTLREWMKKDRLFRAWQERLRDIIHQWEETKRDEGVLLRGVPLSEAEEKLKQRREELSPSEQNFIQLSIELRERQLREEKARRRRGIAGVSGAALTIMATLGLTAWYQSRQAETNSTIVEHYSFAFTNAISGDKEDALYYFNLAVELNPNHVTNYFARGFLRREMGDNKGAIEDYNQALRLDPKFTSAYNNRGIARRNLGDNKGALDDYNQALRFDPKFTSAYYNRGVLRSNLGDNKGALDDYNQALRFDPKFTSALLQPRASP
- a CDS encoding tetratricopeptide repeat protein; amino-acid sequence: MPYYNRGLLRSNLGDKKGALDDYNQALRLNPKHTKAYNNRRNVLRELGDKKGAVED